Proteins from a single region of Ziziphus jujuba cultivar Dongzao chromosome 1, ASM3175591v1:
- the LOC107404159 gene encoding large ribosomal subunit protein eL28y-like, with the protein MATVPGQLIWEIVKKNNSFLVKQFGRGNAKVQFSKESNNLYNLNSFKHSGLANKKTITIQPAGKEGVLLATTKTKKQNKPSALLHKSVMKKEFRRMADAVDNQVASNYYRPDLKKAALSRLSVVHRSLKVAKSGVKKRNRQVVKVHART; encoded by the exons ATGGCGACCGTACCAGGGCAGTTGATCTGGGAGATCGTGAAGAAGAATAACAGCTTTTTGGTGAAGCAGTTTGGAAGGGGCAACGCTAAAGTTCAGTTCAGCAAAGAGAGCAACAACCTCTACAATCTCAACTCCTTCAAGCACTCTG GGTTGGCAAACAAGAAAACTATCACCATTCAACCTGCTGGTAAAGAAGGTGTGTTGCTCGCAACCACCAAGACCAAGAAACAAAACAAGCCTTCTGCTTTGCTTCACAAGTCTGTTATGAAGAAAGAGTTCCGCAGGATGGCTGATGCAGTTGATAATCAG GTAGCCAGTAACTACTACAGGCCAGATTTAAAGAAGGCAGCCCTTTCTAGGTTGAGCGTTGTGCACAGGAGCCTCAAGGTTGCCAAGTCTGGTGTCAAGAAGAGGAATAGACAGGTTGTGAAGGTTCATGCCCGGACGTGA
- the LOC107404169 gene encoding ras-related protein RIC1: MRQGTALYVVFVIVISGNSFISWPSQAMTPEYDYLFKLLLIGDSGVGKSCLLLRFADDSYVESYISTIGVDFKIRTVEQEGKIIKLQIWDTAGQERFRTITNSYYRGAHGIVIVYDITDEESFNNVKVWLEEIDKFTTSNVNRLLVGNKSDLIKKRAVSYETAKAFADEIGIPFLETSAKNATNVEQAFTTMVTEIKNRISSQPAMSANKAATVRMHGRPVAQKATCCSS; this comes from the exons ATGCGACAGGGGACTGCTCTCTACGTGGTGTTCGTAATTGTCATATCTGGAAATTCCTTCATCAGCTGGCCAAGCCAAGCCATGACTCCTGAATA CGACTATCTTTTCAAACTTTTGCTCATTGGAGATTCTGGTGTCGGCAAGTCATGTCTTCTACTGAGATTTGCG GATGATTCTTATGTTGAGAGCTACATAAGTACCATCGGTGTTGACTTT AAAATCCGAACGGTAGAGCAAGAAGGGAAGATCATCAAGCTCCAAATT TGGGATACTGCTGGTCAAGAGCGATTCCGAACAATTACAAACAGTTACTACCGCGGTGCACATGGCATTGTT ATTGTCTATGATATTACTGATGAAGAAAGCTTCAACAATGTCAAGGTCTGGCTGGAGGAAATTGATAAATTTACCACTTCAAATGTGAACAGGCTCTTGGTTGGAAACAAATCTGACTTGATTAAGAAGAGAGCGGTTTCCTATGAAACTGCAAAG GCATTTGCAGATGAAATTGGGATTCCATTTTTAGAAACAAGTGCCAAAAACGCCACCAATGTGGAGCAGGCTTTCACGACTATGGTAACAGAGATAAAGAATAG AATTTCCAGCCAACCAGCAATGAGCGCAAACAAGGCTGCCACAGTGCGCATGCATGGGCGCCCAGTTGCCCAGAAAGCTACATGCTGCTCCTCTTGA
- the LOC107403849 gene encoding anoctamin-like protein At1g73020 isoform X1: MDVLEEQPTFEIGVVVPKRTVKVEDESSDCVEVLVNEFKKVGLIAERVLGVADEFIKLAASLETLGMAAAELQITKQTRIGMELQFHWEEVKAFERQPDGSLFSWCERFYCYQHLIRGIKNKRQTAITLKYDGKEFKWEVGECLLQKLETEGIVKRVFPLHDETKRKKLLYSWALHWWDFTNQPIDEIYSYFGTKIAVYFAFLGMYTRWLLFPAAFGLTLQIINFGYVLEFRSLRLLVLPIFFVSIILWAIMFSQFWKRKNSALLARWQISYSMEADVGYKLLGMDRSSVQSAEKPVRKAHIKIEKEVFQRNEWFGRLLRFRNDALVILSIICLQLPFELAYAHTYEVMESDIIKFGLTAIYLFAIQYLTQVGGKISVKLIKHEDNENKEKRADSLVYKVFGLYFMQSYIGVFYHALLHRSFLTLRQVLILRLLVSEVLQNLWENSLPYLKYSYKKYRIRSKKRQEKKSSSGKIQFSSRVEKEYLKPSYSASIGEEIEDGLFDDLLELALQFGMIMMFASAFPLAFAFAILNNITEIRTDALKLLTMFKRPQPRAAATIGAWLNIFQFLTVMSICTNCALLAWLYDEEGRWKIEPGLAAILVMEHILLMIKFGFSRFVPEEPAWVRANRMKNATQAQDVCSKRILRSISAEKESREEKEHVVEKEFGMKKEE, encoded by the exons ATGGACGTGCTTGAGGAACAGCCTACTTTTGAAATTGGGGTTGTGGTTCCAAAAAGAACTGTGAAGGTAGAAGATGAATCTTCTGACTGTGTGGAGGTTCTTGTAAATGAGTTCAAGAAAGTGGGTTTAATTGCTGAGAGAGTGCTTGGTGTTGCTGATGAGTTTATTAAG CTGGCAGCATCTTTGGAGACTTTAGGGATGGCTGCTGCCGAGTTGCAAATAACAAAACAGACTCGAATTG GGATGGAATTACAATTTCATTGGGAGGAAGTTAAAGCTTTTGAGAGACAACCTGATGGTTCATTGTTCAGTTGGTGTGAGCGGTTTTACTGCTATCAGCATCTAATACGTGGAATT AAAAACAAGAGGCAAACAGCTATTACTCTAAAATATGATGGTAAGGAGTTCAAATGGGAAGTTGGGGAATGTTTGCTTCAGAAGTTGGAAACAGAAGGCATTGTTAAGCGAGTCTTTCCTTTGCATG atgaaacaaagagaaagaagctCCTCTATAGTTGGGCACTTCACTGGTGGGACTTCACAAACCAGCCAATAGATGAGATTTATTCGTACTTCGGAACCAAG ATTGCGGTCTATTTTGCTTTCCTTGGAATGTATACACGGTGGTTGCTCTTCCCTGCTGCATTTGGGCTTACTTTGCAGATCATCAATTTTGG CTATGTTCTTGAGTTTAGGTCGTTGAGGTTACTCGTGCTCCCCATTTTCTTTGTAAGTATAATATTATGGGCTATAATGTTTTCCCAGTTCTGGAAACGAAAGAACTCTGCCCTTTTAGCCAG ATGGCAGATTAGTTATTCAATGGAAGCTGACGTGGGATACAAGCTTTTGGGCATGGACAGGAGTTCTGTACAGTCAGCTGAGAAGCCTGTCAGAAAAGCTCAcataaaaatagagaaagaagtgTTTCAAAGAAATGAGTGGTTTGGACGACTTTTGCGATTCAGAAATGATGCTCTTGTTATCTTGAGTATTATATGCCTCCAGTTGCCATTTGAACTGGCCTATGCTCATACTTACGAGGTTATGGAGTCTGATATTATAAA GTTCGGGCTTACTGCCATTTATCTTTTCGCCATTCAGTATCTTACACAAGTTGGAGGGAAGATCTCTGTCAAGCTCATCAAGCATGAAGACAacgaaaataaagaaaaaagggcTGATAGCTTGGTCTACAAG GTGTTTGGTCTGTATTTTATGCAATCGTATATAGGAGTTTTCTACCATGCTCTTTTGCACCGTAGTTTTTTAACTCTCCGCCAAGTCTTGATTCTGCGCCTTCTTGTCTCTGAg GTGTTGCAAAACCTTTGGGAAAATTCTTTGCCATATCTAAAATATAGTTACAAGAAATACAGAATCCG AAGCAAGAAAAGGCaggaaaaaaaatcatcatcggGGAAAATTCAGTTTTCTTCTAGGGTAGAAAAAGAGTACCTGAAGCCTTCTTACTCTGCAAGTATTGGCGAGGAGATTGAAGATGGACTATTTGATG ATCTTTTGGAATTGGCATTGCAATTTGGCATGATTATGATGTTTGCTAGTGCATTTCCCCTCGCTTTTGCCTTTGCTATTTTG AACAATATCACTGAAATCCGAACAGACGCATTGAAGCTGCTTACTATGTTTAAGAGGCCACAACCCCGTGCTGCTGCAACAATTGGAGCTTGGCTAAACATTTTTCAG TTTCTTACAGTTATGTCAATATGCACCAACTGCGCACTTTTAGCATGGCTGTACGACGAGGAAGGAAGATGGAAAATCGAGCCTGGACTAGCAGCAATCCTTGTCATGGAGCATATTCTCCTCATGATCAAGTTTGGATTCTCTCGCTTTGTCCCGGAG GAACCTGCATGGGTTAGAGCCAACCGAATGAAAAATGCAACACAGGCTCAAGACGTGTGTTCTAAGAGGATTTTAAGGTCCATCTCCGCAGAGAAGGAATCTCGTGAGGAAAAGGAACATGTTGTAGAAAAGGAATTTGGTATGAAAAAGGAAGAGTGA
- the LOC107403849 gene encoding anoctamin-like protein At1g73020 isoform X2 has product MDVLEEQPTFEIGVVVPKRTVKVEDESSDCVEVLVNEFKKVGLIAERVLGVADEFIKLAASLETLGMAAAELQITKQTRIGMELQFHWEEVKAFERQPDGSLFSWCERFYCYQHLIRGIKNKRQTAITLKYDGKEFKWEVGECLLQKLETEGIVKRVFPLHDETKRKKLLYSWALHWWDFTNQPIDEIYSYFGTKIAVYFAFLGMYTRWLLFPAAFGLTLQIINFGSLRLLVLPIFFVSIILWAIMFSQFWKRKNSALLARWQISYSMEADVGYKLLGMDRSSVQSAEKPVRKAHIKIEKEVFQRNEWFGRLLRFRNDALVILSIICLQLPFELAYAHTYEVMESDIIKFGLTAIYLFAIQYLTQVGGKISVKLIKHEDNENKEKRADSLVYKVFGLYFMQSYIGVFYHALLHRSFLTLRQVLILRLLVSEVLQNLWENSLPYLKYSYKKYRIRSKKRQEKKSSSGKIQFSSRVEKEYLKPSYSASIGEEIEDGLFDDLLELALQFGMIMMFASAFPLAFAFAILNNITEIRTDALKLLTMFKRPQPRAAATIGAWLNIFQFLTVMSICTNCALLAWLYDEEGRWKIEPGLAAILVMEHILLMIKFGFSRFVPEEPAWVRANRMKNATQAQDVCSKRILRSISAEKESREEKEHVVEKEFGMKKEE; this is encoded by the exons ATGGACGTGCTTGAGGAACAGCCTACTTTTGAAATTGGGGTTGTGGTTCCAAAAAGAACTGTGAAGGTAGAAGATGAATCTTCTGACTGTGTGGAGGTTCTTGTAAATGAGTTCAAGAAAGTGGGTTTAATTGCTGAGAGAGTGCTTGGTGTTGCTGATGAGTTTATTAAG CTGGCAGCATCTTTGGAGACTTTAGGGATGGCTGCTGCCGAGTTGCAAATAACAAAACAGACTCGAATTG GGATGGAATTACAATTTCATTGGGAGGAAGTTAAAGCTTTTGAGAGACAACCTGATGGTTCATTGTTCAGTTGGTGTGAGCGGTTTTACTGCTATCAGCATCTAATACGTGGAATT AAAAACAAGAGGCAAACAGCTATTACTCTAAAATATGATGGTAAGGAGTTCAAATGGGAAGTTGGGGAATGTTTGCTTCAGAAGTTGGAAACAGAAGGCATTGTTAAGCGAGTCTTTCCTTTGCATG atgaaacaaagagaaagaagctCCTCTATAGTTGGGCACTTCACTGGTGGGACTTCACAAACCAGCCAATAGATGAGATTTATTCGTACTTCGGAACCAAG ATTGCGGTCTATTTTGCTTTCCTTGGAATGTATACACGGTGGTTGCTCTTCCCTGCTGCATTTGGGCTTACTTTGCAGATCATCAATTTTGG GTCGTTGAGGTTACTCGTGCTCCCCATTTTCTTTGTAAGTATAATATTATGGGCTATAATGTTTTCCCAGTTCTGGAAACGAAAGAACTCTGCCCTTTTAGCCAG ATGGCAGATTAGTTATTCAATGGAAGCTGACGTGGGATACAAGCTTTTGGGCATGGACAGGAGTTCTGTACAGTCAGCTGAGAAGCCTGTCAGAAAAGCTCAcataaaaatagagaaagaagtgTTTCAAAGAAATGAGTGGTTTGGACGACTTTTGCGATTCAGAAATGATGCTCTTGTTATCTTGAGTATTATATGCCTCCAGTTGCCATTTGAACTGGCCTATGCTCATACTTACGAGGTTATGGAGTCTGATATTATAAA GTTCGGGCTTACTGCCATTTATCTTTTCGCCATTCAGTATCTTACACAAGTTGGAGGGAAGATCTCTGTCAAGCTCATCAAGCATGAAGACAacgaaaataaagaaaaaagggcTGATAGCTTGGTCTACAAG GTGTTTGGTCTGTATTTTATGCAATCGTATATAGGAGTTTTCTACCATGCTCTTTTGCACCGTAGTTTTTTAACTCTCCGCCAAGTCTTGATTCTGCGCCTTCTTGTCTCTGAg GTGTTGCAAAACCTTTGGGAAAATTCTTTGCCATATCTAAAATATAGTTACAAGAAATACAGAATCCG AAGCAAGAAAAGGCaggaaaaaaaatcatcatcggGGAAAATTCAGTTTTCTTCTAGGGTAGAAAAAGAGTACCTGAAGCCTTCTTACTCTGCAAGTATTGGCGAGGAGATTGAAGATGGACTATTTGATG ATCTTTTGGAATTGGCATTGCAATTTGGCATGATTATGATGTTTGCTAGTGCATTTCCCCTCGCTTTTGCCTTTGCTATTTTG AACAATATCACTGAAATCCGAACAGACGCATTGAAGCTGCTTACTATGTTTAAGAGGCCACAACCCCGTGCTGCTGCAACAATTGGAGCTTGGCTAAACATTTTTCAG TTTCTTACAGTTATGTCAATATGCACCAACTGCGCACTTTTAGCATGGCTGTACGACGAGGAAGGAAGATGGAAAATCGAGCCTGGACTAGCAGCAATCCTTGTCATGGAGCATATTCTCCTCATGATCAAGTTTGGATTCTCTCGCTTTGTCCCGGAG GAACCTGCATGGGTTAGAGCCAACCGAATGAAAAATGCAACACAGGCTCAAGACGTGTGTTCTAAGAGGATTTTAAGGTCCATCTCCGCAGAGAAGGAATCTCGTGAGGAAAAGGAACATGTTGTAGAAAAGGAATTTGGTATGAAAAAGGAAGAGTGA
- the LOC107403849 gene encoding anoctamin-like protein At1g73020 isoform X3, producing the protein MAAAELQITKQTRIGMELQFHWEEVKAFERQPDGSLFSWCERFYCYQHLIRGIKNKRQTAITLKYDGKEFKWEVGECLLQKLETEGIVKRVFPLHDETKRKKLLYSWALHWWDFTNQPIDEIYSYFGTKIAVYFAFLGMYTRWLLFPAAFGLTLQIINFGYVLEFRSLRLLVLPIFFVSIILWAIMFSQFWKRKNSALLARWQISYSMEADVGYKLLGMDRSSVQSAEKPVRKAHIKIEKEVFQRNEWFGRLLRFRNDALVILSIICLQLPFELAYAHTYEVMESDIIKFGLTAIYLFAIQYLTQVGGKISVKLIKHEDNENKEKRADSLVYKVFGLYFMQSYIGVFYHALLHRSFLTLRQVLILRLLVSEVLQNLWENSLPYLKYSYKKYRIRSKKRQEKKSSSGKIQFSSRVEKEYLKPSYSASIGEEIEDGLFDDLLELALQFGMIMMFASAFPLAFAFAILNNITEIRTDALKLLTMFKRPQPRAAATIGAWLNIFQFLTVMSICTNCALLAWLYDEEGRWKIEPGLAAILVMEHILLMIKFGFSRFVPEEPAWVRANRMKNATQAQDVCSKRILRSISAEKESREEKEHVVEKEFGMKKEE; encoded by the exons ATGGCTGCTGCCGAGTTGCAAATAACAAAACAGACTCGAATTG GGATGGAATTACAATTTCATTGGGAGGAAGTTAAAGCTTTTGAGAGACAACCTGATGGTTCATTGTTCAGTTGGTGTGAGCGGTTTTACTGCTATCAGCATCTAATACGTGGAATT AAAAACAAGAGGCAAACAGCTATTACTCTAAAATATGATGGTAAGGAGTTCAAATGGGAAGTTGGGGAATGTTTGCTTCAGAAGTTGGAAACAGAAGGCATTGTTAAGCGAGTCTTTCCTTTGCATG atgaaacaaagagaaagaagctCCTCTATAGTTGGGCACTTCACTGGTGGGACTTCACAAACCAGCCAATAGATGAGATTTATTCGTACTTCGGAACCAAG ATTGCGGTCTATTTTGCTTTCCTTGGAATGTATACACGGTGGTTGCTCTTCCCTGCTGCATTTGGGCTTACTTTGCAGATCATCAATTTTGG CTATGTTCTTGAGTTTAGGTCGTTGAGGTTACTCGTGCTCCCCATTTTCTTTGTAAGTATAATATTATGGGCTATAATGTTTTCCCAGTTCTGGAAACGAAAGAACTCTGCCCTTTTAGCCAG ATGGCAGATTAGTTATTCAATGGAAGCTGACGTGGGATACAAGCTTTTGGGCATGGACAGGAGTTCTGTACAGTCAGCTGAGAAGCCTGTCAGAAAAGCTCAcataaaaatagagaaagaagtgTTTCAAAGAAATGAGTGGTTTGGACGACTTTTGCGATTCAGAAATGATGCTCTTGTTATCTTGAGTATTATATGCCTCCAGTTGCCATTTGAACTGGCCTATGCTCATACTTACGAGGTTATGGAGTCTGATATTATAAA GTTCGGGCTTACTGCCATTTATCTTTTCGCCATTCAGTATCTTACACAAGTTGGAGGGAAGATCTCTGTCAAGCTCATCAAGCATGAAGACAacgaaaataaagaaaaaagggcTGATAGCTTGGTCTACAAG GTGTTTGGTCTGTATTTTATGCAATCGTATATAGGAGTTTTCTACCATGCTCTTTTGCACCGTAGTTTTTTAACTCTCCGCCAAGTCTTGATTCTGCGCCTTCTTGTCTCTGAg GTGTTGCAAAACCTTTGGGAAAATTCTTTGCCATATCTAAAATATAGTTACAAGAAATACAGAATCCG AAGCAAGAAAAGGCaggaaaaaaaatcatcatcggGGAAAATTCAGTTTTCTTCTAGGGTAGAAAAAGAGTACCTGAAGCCTTCTTACTCTGCAAGTATTGGCGAGGAGATTGAAGATGGACTATTTGATG ATCTTTTGGAATTGGCATTGCAATTTGGCATGATTATGATGTTTGCTAGTGCATTTCCCCTCGCTTTTGCCTTTGCTATTTTG AACAATATCACTGAAATCCGAACAGACGCATTGAAGCTGCTTACTATGTTTAAGAGGCCACAACCCCGTGCTGCTGCAACAATTGGAGCTTGGCTAAACATTTTTCAG TTTCTTACAGTTATGTCAATATGCACCAACTGCGCACTTTTAGCATGGCTGTACGACGAGGAAGGAAGATGGAAAATCGAGCCTGGACTAGCAGCAATCCTTGTCATGGAGCATATTCTCCTCATGATCAAGTTTGGATTCTCTCGCTTTGTCCCGGAG GAACCTGCATGGGTTAGAGCCAACCGAATGAAAAATGCAACACAGGCTCAAGACGTGTGTTCTAAGAGGATTTTAAGGTCCATCTCCGCAGAGAAGGAATCTCGTGAGGAAAAGGAACATGTTGTAGAAAAGGAATTTGGTATGAAAAAGGAAGAGTGA